A region from the Drosophila ananassae strain 14024-0371.13 chromosome 2L, ASM1763931v2, whole genome shotgun sequence genome encodes:
- the LOC6499818 gene encoding diacylglycerol kinase theta isoform X4 yields the protein MADGGHSFVKKTFHKPTYCHHCSDLLWGLIQQGYICEVCNFIIHERCVSSVVTPCSGIAPCIIKNPVAHCWSEPTHHKRKFCTVCRKRLDETPAVHCLVCEYFAHIECQDFAVPDCTENATYVPGKELLNVKHQHHWREGNLPSTSKCAYCKKTCWSSECLTGYRCEWCGMTTHAGCRVYLPTECNFGILQPIYLPPHSVSIPRTEVPIEAIIGVQVKSKTTLVRDYSCLGETSNDAEQDPEPEQGQDQQEGEEPEEEMTEHDSALQLTTSTSNVMLGALPKSPSANSSLHLLYTSIFRKLGQGKRRRKRGSDGGGISPSEDEDDVDGGVCDISGGDLSDDYDHCDVALRRRSLRSRHQRDVSETDYHGDAEADAEGETAPRESCYETSDTGGELTNTDDLDSSLNLISNLSYNSSNNSHTSNAPGGGAPAHPLATTTAPGKSGHALSVQGGRQQPKTGALAHAKPKPKPMSHMHKAQGKGGSLSSPLSNSNSSDCSSASPSVPPTLLQLSPVGRSKSFQESAGTTAISRYKKYGRGLFQRRRSKRSPKNASAVPGGKSNYSLDRLSQNIEITIQDEDGNYQPYDDNYHMLARRLDATDVDDDVGFDDLYLDDRPIGGASDDLAAFAGDISDGGASSRSRASDASDGHVLGRLLRHVRQGLSVGWRKPRYQKRRARSISEEFSSGDTPRFKDEESASKTESGHGPSSGGCGASGGTGGGSGGAGGSSTAGASTGGGSTGHYRPESGGHKSDKSEKDREKKEKEREEKDIEMIKVFDGNNSFRRQQYRVIIVQRTYTLEQLLTTALRAFHITRDPQAFYLTDLYAPAGMEDAPLLDPTPVLNLTHLEGKRPAMYLRFHDRDRGHVRVYPGKLQCSMLEDPYVSVPVDNSTVIKDLIRDALDKFGLQDNQIQDYRCSEVLLDRGVTERILSWNERPWDIMKQLGKDSIRQMELMRFYMQHKQDPHGPNIALFVGNLPTGLSQRNYEQILNKYVTDENKFTSIGPIYYEYGSVVLTFEDSQKAVRAFYNLRETIIEDKKLLVLLLPNIEPSMVPSDVRPLLVFVNVKSGGCQGLELISSFRKLLNPYQVFDLDNGGPLPGLYVFRQITNYKILVCGGDGTIGWVLQCLDNVGQDSECSSPPCAIVPLGTGNDLARVLCWGSGYTGGEDPLNLLRDVIEAEEIRLDRWTVVFHPEDKPEEPAMKAPSQTTGKKKKAHQAHLSQSQSQQTNQHHQLPALTSSDISGGAQNEDNSQIFVMNNYFGIGIDADLCLDFHNAREENPNQFNSRLRNKGYYVKMGLRKIVGRKAVKDLHKELRLEVDGKIVDLPPVDGIIILNILSWGSGANPWGPDKDDHFTTPNHYDGMLEVVGVTGVVHLGQIQSGIRTAMRIAQGGHIKIHLNTDMPVQVDGEPWIQSPGDVVVLKSALKATMLKKTKSKRRLTEPHISPAVLSLSVVQQQQQSSPQSQSQSQSQQQLQQQQQQQQQQQQSQQQQLAENGEKESSLALPSGFGST from the exons ATGGCGGATGGTGGGCATTCATTCGTAAAGAAGACGTTTCATAAGCCAACATACTGTCACCACTGCTCGGATCTGCTCTGGGGCCTCATCCAGCAGGGATATATCTGCGAGG TTTGCAACTTTATCATCCACGAACGATGTGTCAGCAGCGTGGTAACGCCCTGTTCCGGCATTGCTCCATGCATTATAAAG AATCCCGTTGCCCATTGTTGGTCCGAGCCAACTCATCACAAGAGAAAATTCTGCACAGTTTGCCGTAAGCGATTGGATGAAACGCCAGCGGTGCATTGTTTAG TCTGCGAATATTTCGCGCATATTGAGTGCCAAGATTTTGCCGTGCCCGATTGCACCGAGAACGCCACATATGTGCCCGGCAAGGAGCTGCTTAATGTGAAGCACCAG CACCACTGGCGAGAGGGCAATCTTCCATCAACGTCCAAATGCGCCTACTGCAAGAAAACCTGTTGGTCCTCGGAATGTCTCACTG GCTATCGCTGCGAGTGGTGTGGCATGACGACCCATGCCGGATGTCGCGTGTACCTGCCAACCGAATGTAATTTTGGTATTCTACAACCTATCTACTTACCTCCGCACTCAGTCTCGATTCCGCGCACCGAGGTGCCCATCGAGGCCATCATCGGCGTCCAGGTCAAGTCGAAGACGACGCTCGTGCGTGACTACTCGTGTC TCGGCGAGACGAGCAACGATGCGGAGCAGGACCCGGAACCGGAACAGGGGCAAGATCAGCAGGAGGGAGAGGAGCCAGAGGAGGAGATGACGGAGCACGACAGTGCCTTGCAGCTGACCACCTCCACCTCGAATGTGATGTTGGGTGCCCTGCCAAAGTCGCCCTCGGCGAACTCCTCGCTGCACCTGCTCTACACGAGCATCTTCCGGAAGCTGGGCCAGGGAAAGCGACGACGCAAGAGGGGCTCCGACGGGGGAGGCATCTCGCCCAGCGAAGACGAGGACGACGTGGATGGCGGAGTCTGTGATATAAGCGGTGGCGATCTCAGCGACGACTATGACCACTGCGATGTGGCGTTGCGACGGCGTTCGTTGCGCTCCCGGCATCAGCGGGACGTCAGCGAAACGGACTACCACGGTGATGCTGAGGCGGACGCAGAGGGTGAGACTGCGCCGCGGGAGAGCTGCTACGAGACCTCGGACACGGGTGGCGAGCTGACCAACACCGACGACCTCGACAGCAGCCTGAATCTGATCAGCAACCTTAGCTATAATAGTAGTAATAACAGCCACACCTCCAATGCCCCGGGAGGTGGGGCGCCAGCACATCCCCTTGCCACCACCACTGCCCCGGGAAAGTCCGGACACGCCTTGAGCGTCCAGGGAGGACGCCAGCAACCCAAGACTGGGGCTCTGGCCCACGCCAAGCCCAAGCCCAAGCCCATGAGCCACATGCACAAGGCCCAGGGCAAAGGGGGCTCTCTCAGCTCCCCCCTCTCGAATTCCAACTCCAGCGACTGCTCCTCCGCCTCGCCATCCGTGCCGCCCACTCTGCTGCAACTCTCGCCCGTGGGTAGGAGCAAATCCTTCCAGGAATCGGCCGGCACGACGGCTATCTCCCGTTACAAGAAGTACGGGCGTGGCCTTTTCCAGCGGCGCCGCTCGAAGAGATCGCCCAAGAACGCCTCGGCGGTGCCGGGGGGCAAGAGCAATTACAGCCTAGACCGGCTGTCGCAGAACATCGAGATCACCATCCAGGACGAGGATGGCAACTACCAGCCGTACGACGACAACTATCACATGTTGGCGCGCCGCCTCGATGCCACGGATGTGGACGACGATGTCGGTTTCGACGATCTCTATCTGGACGACCGGCCGATCGGTGGGGCCAGCGACGACCTGGCCGCCTTTGCCGGGGACATCAGCGACGGGGGGGCCAGCAGCCGGTCGCGGGCGAGTGACGCCAGCGATGGCCATGTCCTGGGCCGGCTGCTCCGCCACGTGCGGCAGGGTCTCTCCGTTGGCTGGCGCAAGCCGCGCTACCAGAAGCGCAGAG CACGGAGCATATCCGAGGAGTTCAGCAGCGGCGACACTCCGCGATTCAAGGACGAGGAATCGGCCAGCAAAACCGAGTCGGGTCATGGGCCAAGCAGCGGAGGTTGTGGCGCCAGCGGAGGAACTGGTGGCGGATCTGGGGGAGCAGGCGGCTCGTCCACTGCTGGGGCATCAACTGGAGGTGGGTCCACTGGCCACTACAGACCCGAATCCGGCGGCCACAAGTCGGACAAGTCGGAGAAGGATCGCGAGAAGAAGGAAAAAGAGCGCGAGGAAAAGGATATAG AGATGATCAAGGTCTTTGATGGCAATAACTCATTCCGACGCCAGCAGTACCGGGTGATCATCGTACAACGCACATACACGCTGGAGCAGCTGCTGACCACCGCCCTGCGGGCATTCCACATCACCCGCGACCCGCAGGCCTTCTATCTGACCGACCTATACGCCCCCGCCGGCATGGAGGATGCTCCCCTGCTTGACCCCACGCCCGTGCTCAATCTGACGCACCTGGAGGGCAAGCGACCGGCTATGTACCTGCGGTTCCACGATCGCGATCGTGGCCATGTCCGCGTCTATCCCGGCAAGCTGCAGTGCTCGATGCTGGAGGATCCCTATGTCAGTGTTCCTGTAGATAATAGCACCGTTATTAAGGATTTGATTCGCGATGCCCTGGACAAGTTCGGGTTGCAGGATAACCAGATACAGGACTACAG GTGTTCGGAGGTACTACTAGATCGTGGTGTCACTGAACGCATCCTGTCGTGGAACGAACGGCCCTGGGATATTATGAAGCAGCTGGGCAAGGACTCGATTCGCCAAATGGAGCTGATGCGCTTCTACATGCAGCACAAGCAGGATCCGCATGGCCCCAATATCGCGCTATTCGTGGGCAATCTACCCACAGGACTCTCGCAGCGCAACTACGAGCAGATCCTCAACAAGTATGTGACCGACGAGAACAAGTTCACTAGCATTGGACCCATCTACTATGAGTACGGATCCGTGGTGCTTACCTTCGAAGACTCCCAGAAGGCG GTTCGCGCCTTTTACAATCTTCGCGAGACGATCATCGAGGACAAGAAACTTctggtcctgctcctgccGAACATCGAGCCCAGCATGGTGCCCTCCGATGTCCGGCCACTGCTGGTCTTTGTCAACGTCAAGTCCGGCGGCTGCCAGGGCCTGGAGCTGATCTCCAGCTTCAGGAAGCTTTTGAATCCGTATCAGGTCTTCGATTTGGACAATGGGGGTCCTCTTCCAGG TTTGTACGTGTTCCGGCAGATAACCAACTATAAGATCCTGGTTTGTGGAGGCGATGGCACCATCGGATGGGTGCTCCAATGCCTCGATAATGTTGGCCAGGACTCTGAGTGCTCTAGTCCACCTTGCGCCATAGTTCCTTTGGGAACAG GTAACGATTTGGCTCGCGTTTTGTGCTGGGGCTCCGGCTATACCGGCGGCGAGGATCCCTTGAATCTGCTCCGCGACGTTATTGAGGCCGAGGAGATTCGTTTGGACCGCTGGACGGTTGTCTTCCATCCGGAGGACAAGCCCGAGGAGCCGGCCATGAAGGCGCCCTCGCAAACAACCGGTAAGAAGAAGAAGGCACACCAAGCACACCTATCGCAATCGCAATCGCAACAAACCAATCAGCATCATCAATTACCGGCTCTGACATCGAGTGATATATCAG GTGGTGCCCAAAACGAGGACAACTCGCAGATCTTCGTGATGAATAACTACTTTGGCATCGGCATCGATGCGGATCTCTGCCTGGACTTTCACAATGCCCGCGAGGAGAATCCCAACCAGTTCAACTCCCGGCTGCGCAACAAGGGATACTACGTGAAGATGGGGCTGCGCAAGATTGTCGGCCGCAAGGCGGTCAAGGATCTGCACAAGGAGCTCCGCCTGGAGGTCGATGGCAAGATTGTGGATCTGCCACCAGTCGATGGCATCATTATCTTGAACATACTAAG CTGGGGCAGCGGAGCTAATCCCTGGGGTCCCGACAAGGATGACCACTTCACCACGCCCAACCACTACGATGGAATGCTGGAGGTGGTGGGCGTTACTGGTGTCGTTCACTTGGGTCAAATTCAATCCGGAATCCGTACGGCCATGCGCATAGCTCAG GGTGGCCATATTAAGATACACCTGAACACCGATATGCCCGTTCAGGTGGATGGTGAGCCTTGGATTCAGAGTCCTGGAGACGTGGTCGTCCTCAAGTCGGCCCTCAAG GCCACCATGCTGAAGAAAACGAAGAGTAAGCGCCGCCTCACCGAGCCGCATATCTCGCCGGCGGTCTTGAGTCTGTCTGTggtgcaacagcaacagcagagctCCCcacagtcgcagtcgcagtcgcagtcccaacagcaactgcaacagcagcagcaacaacagcagcagcagcaacagtcgcagcaacagcagctggCCGAGAATGGGGAGAAGGAGTCATCCTTGGCGCTGCCCTCTGGCTTTGGCAGCACCTAG
- the LOC6499818 gene encoding diacylglycerol kinase theta isoform X2 — protein sequence MADGGHSFVKKTFHKPTYCHHCSDLLWGLIQQGYICEVCNFIIHERCVSSVVTPCSGIAPCIIKNPVAHCWSEPTHHKRKFCTVCRKRLDETPAVHCLVCEYFAHIECQDFAVPDCTENATYVPGKELLNVKHQHHWREGNLPSTSKCAYCKKTCWSSECLTGYRCEWCGMTTHAGCRVYLPTECNFGILQPIYLPPHSVSIPRTEVPIEAIIGVQVKSKTTLVRDYSCPSPDLSAGSGVPAGGALDLKELLELHRQRREQSKQHFLLSTPPTPTSCGSISLCHSPTPSSMTVGETSNDAEQDPEPEQGQDQQEGEEPEEEMTEHDSALQLTTSTSNVMLGALPKSPSANSSLHLLYTSIFRKLGQGKRRRKRGSDGGGISPSEDEDDVDGGVCDISGGDLSDDYDHCDVALRRRSLRSRHQRDVSETDYHGDAEADAEGETAPRESCYETSDTGGELTNTDDLDSSLNLISNLSYNSSNNSHTSNAPGGGAPAHPLATTTAPGKSGHALSVQGGRQQPKTGALAHAKPKPKPMSHMHKAQGKGGSLSSPLSNSNSSDCSSASPSVPPTLLQLSPVGRSKSFQESAGTTAISRYKKYGRGLFQRRRSKRSPKNASAVPGGKSNYSLDRLSQNIEITIQDEDGNYQPYDDNYHMLARRLDATDVDDDVGFDDLYLDDRPIGGASDDLAAFAGDISDGGASSRSRASDASDGHVLGRLLRHVRQGLSVGWRKPRYQKRRARSISEEFSSGDTPRFKDEESASKTESGHGPSSGGCGASGGTGGGSGGAGGSSTAGASTGGGSTGHYRPESGGHKSDKSEKDREKKEKEREEKDIEMIKVFDGNNSFRRQQYRVIIVQRTYTLEQLLTTALRAFHITRDPQAFYLTDLYAPAGMEDAPLLDPTPVLNLTHLEGKRPAMYLRFHDRDRGHVRVYPGKLQCSMLEDPYVSVPVDNSTVIKDLIRDALDKFGLQDNQIQDYRCSEVLLDRGVTERILSWNERPWDIMKQLGKDSIRQMELMRFYMQHKQDPHGPNIALFVGNLPTGLSQRNYEQILNKYVTDENKFTSIGPIYYEYGSVVLTFEDSQKAVRAFYNLRETIIEDKKLLVLLLPNIEPSMVPSDVRPLLVFVNVKSGGCQGLELISSFRKLLNPYQVFDLDNGGPLPGLYVFRQITNYKILVCGGDGTIGWVLQCLDNVGQDSECSSPPCAIVPLGTGNDLARVLCWGSGYTGGEDPLNLLRDVIEAEEIRLDRWTVVFHPEDKPEEPAMKAPSQTTGGAQNEDNSQIFVMNNYFGIGIDADLCLDFHNAREENPNQFNSRLRNKGYYVKMGLRKIVGRKAVKDLHKELRLEVDGKIVDLPPVDGIIILNILSWGSGANPWGPDKDDHFTTPNHYDGMLEVVGVTGVVHLGQIQSGIRTAMRIAQGGHIKIHLNTDMPVQVDGEPWIQSPGDVVVLKSALKATMLKKTKSKRRLTEPHISPAVLSLSVVQQQQQSSPQSQSQSQSQQQLQQQQQQQQQQQQSQQQQLAENGEKESSLALPSGFGST from the exons ATGGCGGATGGTGGGCATTCATTCGTAAAGAAGACGTTTCATAAGCCAACATACTGTCACCACTGCTCGGATCTGCTCTGGGGCCTCATCCAGCAGGGATATATCTGCGAGG TTTGCAACTTTATCATCCACGAACGATGTGTCAGCAGCGTGGTAACGCCCTGTTCCGGCATTGCTCCATGCATTATAAAG AATCCCGTTGCCCATTGTTGGTCCGAGCCAACTCATCACAAGAGAAAATTCTGCACAGTTTGCCGTAAGCGATTGGATGAAACGCCAGCGGTGCATTGTTTAG TCTGCGAATATTTCGCGCATATTGAGTGCCAAGATTTTGCCGTGCCCGATTGCACCGAGAACGCCACATATGTGCCCGGCAAGGAGCTGCTTAATGTGAAGCACCAG CACCACTGGCGAGAGGGCAATCTTCCATCAACGTCCAAATGCGCCTACTGCAAGAAAACCTGTTGGTCCTCGGAATGTCTCACTG GCTATCGCTGCGAGTGGTGTGGCATGACGACCCATGCCGGATGTCGCGTGTACCTGCCAACCGAATGTAATTTTGGTATTCTACAACCTATCTACTTACCTCCGCACTCAGTCTCGATTCCGCGCACCGAGGTGCCCATCGAGGCCATCATCGGCGTCCAGGTCAAGTCGAAGACGACGCTCGTGCGTGACTACTCGTGTC CCAGTCCGGATTTGAGCGCCGGATCCGGAGTGCCAGCTGGTGGGGCGCTGGACCTGAAGGAGCTACTCGAGCTCCACAGGCAGCGACGCGAGCAATCGAAACAACATTTTCTCCTTTCCACGCCACCCACGCCCACATCCTGCGGCTCCATCTCGCTCTGCCACTCGCCCACCCCCTCCTCGATGACAGTCGGCGAGACGAGCAACGATGCGGAGCAGGACCCGGAACCGGAACAGGGGCAAGATCAGCAGGAGGGAGAGGAGCCAGAGGAGGAGATGACGGAGCACGACAGTGCCTTGCAGCTGACCACCTCCACCTCGAATGTGATGTTGGGTGCCCTGCCAAAGTCGCCCTCGGCGAACTCCTCGCTGCACCTGCTCTACACGAGCATCTTCCGGAAGCTGGGCCAGGGAAAGCGACGACGCAAGAGGGGCTCCGACGGGGGAGGCATCTCGCCCAGCGAAGACGAGGACGACGTGGATGGCGGAGTCTGTGATATAAGCGGTGGCGATCTCAGCGACGACTATGACCACTGCGATGTGGCGTTGCGACGGCGTTCGTTGCGCTCCCGGCATCAGCGGGACGTCAGCGAAACGGACTACCACGGTGATGCTGAGGCGGACGCAGAGGGTGAGACTGCGCCGCGGGAGAGCTGCTACGAGACCTCGGACACGGGTGGCGAGCTGACCAACACCGACGACCTCGACAGCAGCCTGAATCTGATCAGCAACCTTAGCTATAATAGTAGTAATAACAGCCACACCTCCAATGCCCCGGGAGGTGGGGCGCCAGCACATCCCCTTGCCACCACCACTGCCCCGGGAAAGTCCGGACACGCCTTGAGCGTCCAGGGAGGACGCCAGCAACCCAAGACTGGGGCTCTGGCCCACGCCAAGCCCAAGCCCAAGCCCATGAGCCACATGCACAAGGCCCAGGGCAAAGGGGGCTCTCTCAGCTCCCCCCTCTCGAATTCCAACTCCAGCGACTGCTCCTCCGCCTCGCCATCCGTGCCGCCCACTCTGCTGCAACTCTCGCCCGTGGGTAGGAGCAAATCCTTCCAGGAATCGGCCGGCACGACGGCTATCTCCCGTTACAAGAAGTACGGGCGTGGCCTTTTCCAGCGGCGCCGCTCGAAGAGATCGCCCAAGAACGCCTCGGCGGTGCCGGGGGGCAAGAGCAATTACAGCCTAGACCGGCTGTCGCAGAACATCGAGATCACCATCCAGGACGAGGATGGCAACTACCAGCCGTACGACGACAACTATCACATGTTGGCGCGCCGCCTCGATGCCACGGATGTGGACGACGATGTCGGTTTCGACGATCTCTATCTGGACGACCGGCCGATCGGTGGGGCCAGCGACGACCTGGCCGCCTTTGCCGGGGACATCAGCGACGGGGGGGCCAGCAGCCGGTCGCGGGCGAGTGACGCCAGCGATGGCCATGTCCTGGGCCGGCTGCTCCGCCACGTGCGGCAGGGTCTCTCCGTTGGCTGGCGCAAGCCGCGCTACCAGAAGCGCAGAG CACGGAGCATATCCGAGGAGTTCAGCAGCGGCGACACTCCGCGATTCAAGGACGAGGAATCGGCCAGCAAAACCGAGTCGGGTCATGGGCCAAGCAGCGGAGGTTGTGGCGCCAGCGGAGGAACTGGTGGCGGATCTGGGGGAGCAGGCGGCTCGTCCACTGCTGGGGCATCAACTGGAGGTGGGTCCACTGGCCACTACAGACCCGAATCCGGCGGCCACAAGTCGGACAAGTCGGAGAAGGATCGCGAGAAGAAGGAAAAAGAGCGCGAGGAAAAGGATATAG AGATGATCAAGGTCTTTGATGGCAATAACTCATTCCGACGCCAGCAGTACCGGGTGATCATCGTACAACGCACATACACGCTGGAGCAGCTGCTGACCACCGCCCTGCGGGCATTCCACATCACCCGCGACCCGCAGGCCTTCTATCTGACCGACCTATACGCCCCCGCCGGCATGGAGGATGCTCCCCTGCTTGACCCCACGCCCGTGCTCAATCTGACGCACCTGGAGGGCAAGCGACCGGCTATGTACCTGCGGTTCCACGATCGCGATCGTGGCCATGTCCGCGTCTATCCCGGCAAGCTGCAGTGCTCGATGCTGGAGGATCCCTATGTCAGTGTTCCTGTAGATAATAGCACCGTTATTAAGGATTTGATTCGCGATGCCCTGGACAAGTTCGGGTTGCAGGATAACCAGATACAGGACTACAG GTGTTCGGAGGTACTACTAGATCGTGGTGTCACTGAACGCATCCTGTCGTGGAACGAACGGCCCTGGGATATTATGAAGCAGCTGGGCAAGGACTCGATTCGCCAAATGGAGCTGATGCGCTTCTACATGCAGCACAAGCAGGATCCGCATGGCCCCAATATCGCGCTATTCGTGGGCAATCTACCCACAGGACTCTCGCAGCGCAACTACGAGCAGATCCTCAACAAGTATGTGACCGACGAGAACAAGTTCACTAGCATTGGACCCATCTACTATGAGTACGGATCCGTGGTGCTTACCTTCGAAGACTCCCAGAAGGCG GTTCGCGCCTTTTACAATCTTCGCGAGACGATCATCGAGGACAAGAAACTTctggtcctgctcctgccGAACATCGAGCCCAGCATGGTGCCCTCCGATGTCCGGCCACTGCTGGTCTTTGTCAACGTCAAGTCCGGCGGCTGCCAGGGCCTGGAGCTGATCTCCAGCTTCAGGAAGCTTTTGAATCCGTATCAGGTCTTCGATTTGGACAATGGGGGTCCTCTTCCAGG TTTGTACGTGTTCCGGCAGATAACCAACTATAAGATCCTGGTTTGTGGAGGCGATGGCACCATCGGATGGGTGCTCCAATGCCTCGATAATGTTGGCCAGGACTCTGAGTGCTCTAGTCCACCTTGCGCCATAGTTCCTTTGGGAACAG GTAACGATTTGGCTCGCGTTTTGTGCTGGGGCTCCGGCTATACCGGCGGCGAGGATCCCTTGAATCTGCTCCGCGACGTTATTGAGGCCGAGGAGATTCGTTTGGACCGCTGGACGGTTGTCTTCCATCCGGAGGACAAGCCCGAGGAGCCGGCCATGAAGGCGCCCTCGCAAACAACCG GTGGTGCCCAAAACGAGGACAACTCGCAGATCTTCGTGATGAATAACTACTTTGGCATCGGCATCGATGCGGATCTCTGCCTGGACTTTCACAATGCCCGCGAGGAGAATCCCAACCAGTTCAACTCCCGGCTGCGCAACAAGGGATACTACGTGAAGATGGGGCTGCGCAAGATTGTCGGCCGCAAGGCGGTCAAGGATCTGCACAAGGAGCTCCGCCTGGAGGTCGATGGCAAGATTGTGGATCTGCCACCAGTCGATGGCATCATTATCTTGAACATACTAAG CTGGGGCAGCGGAGCTAATCCCTGGGGTCCCGACAAGGATGACCACTTCACCACGCCCAACCACTACGATGGAATGCTGGAGGTGGTGGGCGTTACTGGTGTCGTTCACTTGGGTCAAATTCAATCCGGAATCCGTACGGCCATGCGCATAGCTCAG GGTGGCCATATTAAGATACACCTGAACACCGATATGCCCGTTCAGGTGGATGGTGAGCCTTGGATTCAGAGTCCTGGAGACGTGGTCGTCCTCAAGTCGGCCCTCAAG GCCACCATGCTGAAGAAAACGAAGAGTAAGCGCCGCCTCACCGAGCCGCATATCTCGCCGGCGGTCTTGAGTCTGTCTGTggtgcaacagcaacagcagagctCCCcacagtcgcagtcgcagtcgcagtcccaacagcaactgcaacagcagcagcaacaacagcagcagcagcaacagtcgcagcaacagcagctggCCGAGAATGGGGAGAAGGAGTCATCCTTGGCGCTGCCCTCTGGCTTTGGCAGCACCTAG